The Anaeromyxobacter sp. Fw109-5 genomic interval TCGCCTACGACTATCCGGGCAACGTCCGCGAGCTCGAGAACGTCGTCGAGCGCGCGATGATCCTGGAGACGGGCGAGGCGCTCTCCCCAGGGTCCCTGCTGGTGGGACCGGGAGCGGCGCTCGCCGGGAGCCGCGCGGAGCGGGCCGACGCGCCGCAGCCGGAGCCGGTCGCGATTGACGACGCGGAGCGCGAGCACATCCGCCGCGTCCTCGAGCGCTGCGGGGGGAGGCGCGGCGAGGCGGCGCGCCTGCTCGGCATCGACAAGTCCACGCTGTGGCGGAAGCTGAAGCGGTACGGGCTCGGCGGCGACTGAGTCCCCGGTCACTCAGCGGCGCCGCCGGCGCTGCTGCGCGCGGCGCGCGCCGCCGAGCTTCCCCAGCGCGGCCGCGCCGGCGAAGGCGCCCGAGCCGAGCAGGCCCTTCACGCCGGAGGCCTTGGCCGGCAGCCCCAGCTCGAGGTCCTTCAGGGCGAGGATGCGATCGCGCAGCTGCGCCGCCTTCTCGAACTCGAGCGCGCGGGCGGCCTCCTTCATCTCCTGCTCGAGGGCGGCCACGATGGCGGGGAGCTGCTCCGGCTTGTACTCGGCGCCGTCCTCGGCGGCCATCGGCACGGTGACGTAGTCCGCCTCCACCACGGCCATGTGCAGGTCGGTGATGTTGCGCTTCACCGTCTGCGGGGTGATGCCGTGCTCGAGGTTGTAGGCGCGCTGGATCTCGCGGCGGCGGTCGGTCTCGTCGAGGGCGCGGCGCATCGACGCCGTCACCGCGTCGGCGTACAGGATCACGCGCCCGTTCACGTTGCGGGCGGCGCGCCCGATGGTCTGGATGAGCGAGACCTCGGAGCGGAGGAACCCCTCCTTGTCGGCGTCGAGCACCGCGACGAGCGACACCTCCGGGATGTCGAGCCCCTCGCGCAGCAGGTTGATGCCGATGAGCACGTCGAACTCCCCGCGGCGGAGGTCGCGGATGAGCGCGCTGCGCTCGAGGGTCTCGATGTCCGAGTGCAGGTAGCGGCAGCGGACCCCCACGTCCGTGAAGTACTCCGTGAGATCCTCCGCCATCCGCTTCGTCAGCGTGGTGACGAGGACGCGCTCGCCGGCCTCGGCGCGCTTCCGCACCTCGCCGAGCAGGTCGTCCACCTGCGAGCCCACGGGCCGGACCTCGACCTCCGGATCCGTGAGCCCGGTGGGGCGGATGATCTGCTCGACGACGACCCCCTGCGCCTTCTGGAGCTCGTACTCGGCGGGCGTGGCCGAGACGTAGATGCCCTGGTGGACGAGCCGCTCGAACTCCTCGAACCTGAGGGGCCGGTTGTCGAGCGCCGACGGGAGGCGGAACCCGAACTCCACCAGCGTCTCCTTGCGCGAGCGATCGCCCCGGTACATCGCGCCGATCTGCGGGATGGTCTGGTGCGACTCGTCCACGACGACGAGGAAGTCCTTCGGGAAGTAGTCGAGCAGGCACGGCGGGGGATCGCCGGCCTTCCGCCCGGAGAGCCAGCGCGAGTAGTTCTCGATGCCGGGGCAGAAGCCCATCTGCTCCAGCATCTCGAGGTCGAACATCGTCCGCTGCTCGAGCCGCTGCGCCTCGACCAGCTTGTTCGCGGCCTTCAGCTCGCCGAGCCGCTCCCGCAGCTCCTCGCGGACCCCGTCGACGGCGCGCTTGCGCGTCTCCGGCGCCGACACGTAGTGGCTGTTGGGGAAGATCGCGACCTTGTCGACCTCGGCGAGCGTCACGCCCCGGAGCGGATCGAACTCGTGGATCGACTCGACCACGTCCCCGAAGAACTCGATGCGGACGGCGCGGTCCTCCTCGTACGGAGGGAACACCTCGATGGTGTCGCCCCGCACGCGGAAGGTGCCGCGGTGGAAGTCCACGTCGTTGCGCTCGTACTGGATGTCGATGAGGGAGCGGATGAAGCGATCGCGCACGAACTCCTGCCCACGCTCGATCTGCTGCAGCAGGCCGAAGTAGGCCTCGGCCGTGCCGAGGCCGTAGATGCAGGAGACCGACGCGACGATGAGCACGTCGTTCCGGGTGAGCAGCGCGTGCGTGGCCGCGTGCCGCATCCGGTCGATCTCGTCGTTGATGGACGAGTCCTTCTCGATGTACGTGTCGGTCGAGGGGACGTACGCCTCGGGCTGGTAGTAGTCGTAGTACGAGACGAAGTAGTGGACGGCCGCCGAGGGGAAGAGCTCCTTGAACTCGCCGTACAGCTGCGCGGCCAGCGTCTTGTTGTGCGCGATGACGAGCGTCGGCCGGCGCAGCTCGGCCACCACGTTCGCGACGGTGAAGGTCTTCCCCGAGCCGGTGACGCCGAGCAGCACCTGGTGACGGTCGCCGCGGCGGAGGCCGGCGGTGAGCTCCCCGATGGCCCGCGGCTGGTCGCCCGTGGGCTGGAACTCGCTCCGGAGGTCGAAGGGCACCGGCGGAGTGTAACGGCCTCCGGCGCCGCGGTCAGCGAGCGCCCGCCCTCCCCCCTCGGTGGGCGGGCGGGTCCGCGAGCCGCTCGACAAGCGCACCCGTTCCAGTTAATTTGCGCGCGTCCCGCCTGTCGAATGGACGGGGCCGTGCGGGAAGTCTCCCGCGCGAATGACGAAAGAAGTGTGTACAGATGGCGAGCGGTTCCGTGAAGTGGTTCAACGACGCGAAGGGCTTCGGCTTCATCCAGCAGGACGGCGGTGGCGAGGACGTCTTCTGCCACCACACCGCGATCCAGTCCCAGGGTTTCCGGACCCTGCAGGAGGGTCAGCGGGTCGAGTTCGAGGTGAAGCAGGGCCCCAAGGGCCTCCAGGCGGCGAACGTCCGCCCGGTGTAGCGCGCGGCGTGAGCCGCTTCTCGGGGGCCCGGCCGCGCAGTGGCCGGGCCCCCACGATTTCGTGATCTCGAGCACGGAGGAGCGATGGCCTTCAACCCCGGAGCGACGAAGAGGCAGAAGGAGGCGGCGCGCCGCGACAAGCAGCGCCGCAAGGACGAGAAGAAGGAGCAGCGCAAGCGCGAGAAGGTGGAGCGCGGGCCCCTCGCGCCGGGAGAGGACCCGGACATCGCCGGGATCGTCCCCGGGCCGCAGCCGCCGCTCGAGGACTGACCGGCCCCGCCGCCGCGATGCGCCGGCGCCGGGCCCACGGGGCTACTCGACCTTCCAGGTCGTGCCCTGCGGGCCGTCCATGAGCGCCACGCCCTGGGCGAGCAGCGCATCCCGGATGGCGTCGCTCCGCGCGAAGTCCCGCGCCCTGCGCGCCTCCGCGCGCTCCACGATCTTCGCCTCCACCGAAGCCGGATCGATGCCGCGCCGCGCCGCCGCCCTGGCGCGGATGGCGCGAAGCGCCTCCGCGGGCCGCCGCTGCACGAGCCCGAGCGTGGTGCCGATCTCGCGCACGTCGCGGGCGAACGCGGCGAGCCGCGCCCGGTCCTCCGGCGTCTTCTTCCCCCGCTTGTCGGCGAGCGCGTTCGCGGCCGTGAACGCCTCGGCGAGCACGGCCAGCACCTGGGGGGCGTTGAAGTCGTCGTCGAGCGCCCGGCGCGCGTCCTCCACCACGCCGCCGCCCTCCCCTGCGGGCGACGTCCCCTCGGCGAGCGCGTCCACCTTCTCGAGCGTCTCGTAGAAGTAGTTCAGGCGCCGCTCGGCCTCCGCGAGGATCGCGTCCGAGTAGTTGATGGGGTTGCGGTAGTGCGTCCCGAGGTAGAAGAGCCGCACGCCCTCCGCGTCGAACTTGGCGAGCACGTCGCGCAGCGTGAAGAAGTTGCCGAGCGACTTCGACATCTTCTCGCTGTCGATCTCGACGAAGCCGTGGTGCATCCAGTGGCGGCAGAAGCTCTCGGCCGTGCGGCCGTCCCCGACCGCCGCGGCGGACTGGGCGATCTCGTTCGTGTGGTGCGGGAAGACGAGGTCCTTGCCGCCACCGTGCAGATCGATCGGCACGCCCAGGTGCGCGAGCGTCATCGCCGAGCACTCGATGTGCCACCCCGGCCGGCCCCCGCCCCACGGCGAGTCCCAGGTCGGCTCGCCCGGCTTGGCCGCCTTCCACAGGGCGAAGTCCAGCGGATCGCGCTTCGCCTCGCCCGGCTCGACGCGCGCGCCGGAGAGGAGATCGTCGAGGTTGCGCTTCGACAGCCGCCCGTAGTCGGGGAAGGCGCGGACCGAGAAGTACACGTCGCCGTTGGCCGCCGCGTAGGCGAACCCCTTCTCGACGAGGCTCGAGATCATGGCCACGATCTGCGGCACGTGCTCCGACACCTTGGGCGCGACGTCCGGGCGGAGGTTCCCGAGCGCGTCCATGTCCTCGTCGAACTCGCGCGCGTAGCGCGCCGCGAGCGCCACGGGATCCTCGCGCCGCTCGGTCGCGCGGCGGATGATCTTGTCGTCCACGTCGGTGAAGTTGCGCACGTAGCGGACCTCGTAGCCGCGCGCGCGCAG includes:
- the uvrB gene encoding excinuclease ABC subunit UvrB, whose amino-acid sequence is MPFDLRSEFQPTGDQPRAIGELTAGLRRGDRHQVLLGVTGSGKTFTVANVVAELRRPTLVIAHNKTLAAQLYGEFKELFPSAAVHYFVSYYDYYQPEAYVPSTDTYIEKDSSINDEIDRMRHAATHALLTRNDVLIVASVSCIYGLGTAEAYFGLLQQIERGQEFVRDRFIRSLIDIQYERNDVDFHRGTFRVRGDTIEVFPPYEEDRAVRIEFFGDVVESIHEFDPLRGVTLAEVDKVAIFPNSHYVSAPETRKRAVDGVREELRERLGELKAANKLVEAQRLEQRTMFDLEMLEQMGFCPGIENYSRWLSGRKAGDPPPCLLDYFPKDFLVVVDESHQTIPQIGAMYRGDRSRKETLVEFGFRLPSALDNRPLRFEEFERLVHQGIYVSATPAEYELQKAQGVVVEQIIRPTGLTDPEVEVRPVGSQVDDLLGEVRKRAEAGERVLVTTLTKRMAEDLTEYFTDVGVRCRYLHSDIETLERSALIRDLRRGEFDVLIGINLLREGLDIPEVSLVAVLDADKEGFLRSEVSLIQTIGRAARNVNGRVILYADAVTASMRRALDETDRRREIQRAYNLEHGITPQTVKRNITDLHMAVVEADYVTVPMAAEDGAEYKPEQLPAIVAALEQEMKEAARALEFEKAAQLRDRILALKDLELGLPAKASGVKGLLGSGAFAGAAALGKLGGARRAQQRRRRR
- a CDS encoding cold-shock protein translates to MASGSVKWFNDAKGFGFIQQDGGGEDVFCHHTAIQSQGFRTLQEGQRVEFEVKQGPKGLQAANVRPV
- a CDS encoding SRp25 nuclear protein, isoform 3 produces the protein MAFNPGATKRQKEAARRDKQRRKDEKKEQRKREKVERGPLAPGEDPDIAGIVPGPQPPLED
- the cysS gene encoding cysteine--tRNA ligase, whose amino-acid sequence is MPIVISDTLTGTKRELQPIEPGKIRFYACGPTVYDSAHVGHGRSYVVWDLVVRHLRARGYEVRYVRNFTDVDDKIIRRATERREDPVALAARYAREFDEDMDALGNLRPDVAPKVSEHVPQIVAMISSLVEKGFAYAAANGDVYFSVRAFPDYGRLSKRNLDDLLSGARVEPGEAKRDPLDFALWKAAKPGEPTWDSPWGGGRPGWHIECSAMTLAHLGVPIDLHGGGKDLVFPHHTNEIAQSAAAVGDGRTAESFCRHWMHHGFVEIDSEKMSKSLGNFFTLRDVLAKFDAEGVRLFYLGTHYRNPINYSDAILAEAERRLNYFYETLEKVDALAEGTSPAGEGGGVVEDARRALDDDFNAPQVLAVLAEAFTAANALADKRGKKTPEDRARLAAFARDVREIGTTLGLVQRRPAEALRAIRARAAARRGIDPASVEAKIVERAEARRARDFARSDAIRDALLAQGVALMDGPQGTTWKVE